In Mytilus edulis chromosome 7, xbMytEdul2.2, whole genome shotgun sequence, a single genomic region encodes these proteins:
- the LOC139482938 gene encoding uncharacterized protein, with translation MHEIKIKHFLQTNVTLVWSGWTDDLAGVHHYDYEIYELLKSGDRLVQDLKPTLEKKDISSTEPKALIQLTSPGVYSAIITVYDKATNYESTRCIIFYDNLSKVEVKSGKRTIVHQSSMSTNHTWISVNDKILQVTWLDRFINKRHKEQSWLSKVEGLEHVKDEYDDHFGKRTKDAIPNAHGIVRFDVKYEVFGPSLTAHQNFTPTSNVVSQKGYISVPWSDGNRLDVTVRAYDILNKFVEEHITVYKDTSAPIIERLWLSRGDRVNISVHSVEDFKKMTIEWDGMDYDSGLNQVEWKLFDKYTGNNIIHGKAQLHAQGMAQNLTECEQMYENEPRGPSCYCTMFHGCYHNHFVVKPEITEKGREAGLVVGKDQGVHDSDYFIEITVINNALLKTTSLKKITIDVSPPHEGYVHDGIRGDPELDYQQDLHVDAHWEGFFDRESGVEFYQYIFSDHCMTSLEFKNSNETTETYNAFASFEAPVEGTYFVSVVAVNRAKESSKVVCSDGVIIMSTVPSVKDFVLEGARTRSRLLRDNNGTVWLLDNTLRRHRIENISSRCKVSSAENITVFPIGKPVKQNGEKLCGVINNLHILAAVRKESQLKMSWRSDIGDALMHDYEIGLSSTASSSAPDIVPFRSTNHHFRFRLNHPDVPDGKEFFVIIKSISKAAVEGLQSIGPFIVDTTKPQFSGVKIDVNLKDEFLIANWTTNAFEDPDDPYPMHFQYAVGHRPNTYDIQPFRDLLFTGKCKRTIPATCTALPVSSLKWSLHGHHNYYFTIKATNLAGLSVMKTSVTYTHDVQLPAKGIVIDVPMMINQSTQANKVLHDSCSCTFITFPVCYLVL, from the exons atgcatgaaataaaaataaaacatttcttgcAGACGAATGTCACATTGGTCTGGTCTGGTTGGACAGATGACCTGGCTGGAGTTCATCACTACGATTACGAAATCTACGAATTGTTAAAATCTGGAGATAGACTAGTTCAGGATTTAAAGCCAACTCTTGAGAAGAAGGACATTTCTTCTACTGAACCAAAA GCTTTGATACAACTGACTTCCCCTGGAGTGTACTCGGCTATTATAACTGTATACGACAAAGCTACAAACTATGAATCCACCAGGTGTATTATATTCTATGACAATCTCTCAAAGGTCGAAGTTAAATCTGGTAAGAGAACTATTGTGCACCAATCATCTATGAGCACTAACCATACTTGGATCTCGGTAAATGACAAAATATTACAAGTAACTTGGTTAGAtcgatttataaataaaagacatAAAGAGCAGTCATGGTTGAGCAAAGTAGAAGGATTGGAGCACGTAAAAGATGAATACGATGACCACTTCGGCAAAAGAACCAAAGATGCCATTCCAAATGCCCACG GAATTGTCAGATTTGATGTCAAGTATGAAGTATTTGGTCCTTCACTAACTGCTCACCAAAACTTTACCCCAACATCAAACGTTGTATCTCAGAAAGGATACATATCTGTCCCGTGGAGCGATGGGAACCGACTGGATGTGACTGTCAGGGCTTATGATATTTTGAACAAATTTGTAGAAGAACACATCACAGTTTATAAAGACACAAGTGCTCCAATCATTGAACGACTTTGGCTTTCTCGTGGTGATCGCGTAAATATATCTGTTCACAGTGTGGAGGATTTTAAGAAAATGAC aaTTGAATGGGACGGTATGGATTACGACAGTGGTTTGAATCAGGTCGAATGGAAGTTGTTTGACAAATACACTGGAAATAATATCATTCACGGAAAAGCCCAGCTTCATGCACAAGGAATGGCACAG AATTTGACAGAATGTGAACAGATGTATGAAAACGAACCACGAGGACCATCATGCTATTGTACCATGTTTCATGGTTGTTATCATAATCATTTCGTTGTCAAGCCTGAAATCACAGAAAAGGGACGCGAAGCCGGACTTGTAGTAGGCAAAGACCAAGGAGTCCATGATTCTGACTATTTCATAGAAATCACAGTTATCAATAATGCATTGCTGAAAACGACATCTCTGAAAAAG ATAACAATAGATGTCTCCCCTCCACACGAAGGATATGTACATGACGGCATCAGAGGTGACCCTGAATTGGACTACCAACAAGATTTACATGTTGATGCTCACTGGGAAGGATTCTTTGACAGAGAGAGCGGTGTGGAATTCTACCAATACATCTTCAGTGACCATTGTATGACAAGTCTTGAATTCAAAAACAGCAACGAG ACCACAGAAACTTACAATGCATTTGCGTCATTTGAGGCTCCAGTAGAGGGGACATATTTTGTATCAGTAGTAGCTGTCAACAGGGCAAAAGAAAGCTCCAAAGTTGTCTGCTCCGATGGAGTTATCATCATGTCAACCGTACCATCCGTCAAAGATTTTGTATTGGAAGGTGCCAGGACTAGATCCAGATTGTTACGTGACAACAATGGCACAGTGTGGTTATTGGATAACACTCTACGGCGCCATCGTATTGAAAACATTAGTTCTCGTTGCAA GGTATCCAGTGCAGAAAATATAACCGTATTTCCAATTGGAAAACCTGTAAAACAAAACGGAGAAAAATTGTGTGGTGTTATAAATAATCTTCACATATTGGCTGCTGTCAGAAAAGAATCCCAG ttaaaaatgtCCTGGAGATCGGATATTGGCGATGCGTTGATGCACGATTACGAAATTGGGTTGTCGTCGACAGCAAGTAGCAGTGCCCCCGATATAGTTCCATTTCGATCAACCAACCATCATTTCCGTTTCCGACTTAATCACCCAGATGTTCCTGATGGAAAGGAATTTTTCGTTATCATAAAGTCCATCAGTAAAGCAGCAGTTGAGGGGTTACAG AGTATCGGACCGTTTATTGTTGATACAACTAAACCACAGTTTTCTGGTGTAAAAATAGACGTAAACTTAAAGGATGAATTCTTAATTGCTAATTGGACAACGAATGCTTTTGAGGATCCTGATGATCCGTATCCGATGCACTTCCAGTATGCAGTTG GTCACAGACCAAATACGTACGACATTCAACCCTTCAGAGACTTGCTGTTCACAGGAAAATGTAAACGCACGATACCAGCCACATGTACTGCTTTACCTGTATCAAGTCTTAAATGGTCACTTCACGGTCACCATAACTACTACTTTACTATTAAAGCTACAAACTTAGCAGGACTTTCAGTGATGAAGACATCTGTCACGTATACTCATGATGTGCAGCTACCAGCCAAAGGAATAGTTATTGATGTCCCTATGATGATTAATCAATCGACACAGGCTAATAAGGTATTACACGACAGTTGCAGCTGTACATTTATTACCTTCCCAGTTTGTTACCTGGTCTTATGA